In Bogoriella caseilytica, the genomic window GCAGGGCGACGTCGAGATCGGCGTCCTCGAAGACCAGGAAGGGCGCACATCCGCCGAGTTCCATCGAGGTGCGCAACACGTTCTGCGATGCCTCCCCCAGCAGCGCCTTGCCCACGGCGGTGGAGCCGGTGAAGGAGAGCTTACGCAGCCGGCGATCCTGGATGATCGGGCCGGTCACCGGCTGAGCGTCGGAGGTGGGGATGACGTTCACGACGCCGTCCGGTAGCCCGGCCTCGGCGAGGATCTGCGCGAAGGCCAAGGACGTCAGTGGCGTGGCCTCCGCGGGCTTGAGCACCACGGTGCAACCGGCCGCGAGCGCGGGGGCGATCTTGCGGGTGGCCATGGCCAGCGGGAAGTTCCAGGGCGTGATGAACAGGCAGGGCCCCACCGCGCGCTTGGACACCAGGATCCGGAGCGTGCCCTCCGGGGCCTGCTGGAAGCGGCCGCTCACCCGCGAGGCTTCCTCGGCGAACCAGCGGAGGAACTCCGCGGCGTAGGTGACCTCCCCGGCAGCTTCGGCCACCGGCTTGCCCATCTCCAGGGCCATGATCGTCGCGAGCCGCTCGCGCTGGGCGATGGTGGCCTCGAAGGCTGTGCGCAGGAGCTCGGCTCGCTCCCGGGGCGAGGTCGCCGCCCACGCGGCCTGAGCACCTGCCGCGGCACTGAGAGCAGCCATGCCATCGTCTGGTGCGGCATCGGCCACCGCGGCCACCTCCATGCCGGTGGCGGGATCGGTCACCGCGAAGGTGGCGCCACCAGCGGCCGCTCGCCACTGCCCGCCGATGAACAGGCCGGTGGGCACGCCCTCGAGAATCGCTGCCGGGTCATAGCTCATGGTTCCAGCTTCGCACCTGGATGGGCCGCGTGCCCGGCCTCAGCCGATAGGCTCGGCTTCCGTGAAGATCCTCCTCATTGGCACCGGTGCCCGCGAACACGCCCTGGCTCGCTCCCTGGCCACAGATCCGGGCGTGGATGAACTCGTCATCGCGCCCGGGAACCCCGGCACCTCCGCCCTCGGACGCAACCTGCCTCTGGACATCCTGGACGGCGCGGCCGTGGCCGAGGCCGCACGCGAGATGAGCGCCGATCTGGCCGTCATCGGGCCCGAGGCGCCGCTGGTGGCCGGGGTCTCCGATGCCGTGCGCGCGGCCGGGATCCCGGTGTTCGGACCGAGCGGCGCCGCAGCGCGCCTGGAGGGATCCAAGGCCTTCGCCAAGGAGATCATGGCGGCCGCTGAGGTTCCCACCGCCCTGGCGCACGTGTGCACCACGGTGGAGCAGGTCTCCGAGGCCCTCGACGCCTTCGGCCCGCCCTACGTGGTCAAGGACGACGGGCTCGCGGCCGGCAAGGGCGTGGTGGTCACCGAGGATCGCACGGCCGCGATGGAGCACGCGCAGGCCTGCCTGGCCAAGGACGGCGGGGACGAGGCCACCGATGGTGAGGCGGCTGTGGTCATCGAGGAATTTCTCGATGGCCCCGAGGTCTCCCTCTTCTGCCTCTGCGACGGCGAGTCGGTGGTCCCGCTCGCCCCCGCGCAGGACTTCAAGCGCTTAGGTGACGGTGACGCCGGGCCGAACACCGGCGGCATGGGCGCCTACTCGCCGCTGCCCTGGGCGCCCAGCGACCTCACCGAGCAGGTGTTGGAGCGGGTGGCCCGCCCGGTGGTGATCGAGATGGCCCGCCGCGGCACCCCCTTCACCGGCCTGCTCTATTGCGGGCTGGCCCTGACCTCGCGCGGACTGCGCGTGGTGGAGTTCAACGTGCGCTTCGGTGACCCGGAGACCCAGGTGGTCCTGGCGCGGCTCACCACGCCCCTCGGTGCGGTCTTGCACGCGGCCGCCACGGGGCGCCTTGGCGACCTCCCTCGCCTGGAGTGGTCCGACGGCGCTGCGGTGACCGTGGTGCTGGCCGCACACGGCTATCCCGGCACGGTGCGCCAGGGCGATCCGATCACCGGTATCGACACCGCCGAATCCCTCGACGGCGTGCATGTGCTGCACGCGGGGACGGCGGAGGACGAGTCAGGCGCGCTGGTGGCGGCCGGGGGTCGTGTGCTCTCCGTGGTGGGCACCGGAGCCGACATCGACGCCGCGCGCGGGGCTGCCTACCGAGGAGTGGCCGTGATCGACCTGCCCGGCGCCCAGCACCGCACGGACATCGCTGCCCGCCTCTAGCGCGCTTCCGGGTGGGCCGCGCGCCGCGTGGCCTCAGCCGGCTCCGCGTCAGCCGAGGAGGTCGTGCCGCGAGATGGTGGCCTCGCGGTCCGGGCCCACCCCGATCGCGGAGATGCGGGTTCCGCTCATCTCCTCGAGCGCCAGCACGTAGTCCTGGCAGGTCGGCGGAAGGTCCTCGAAGCGCCGCACGCCGGAGATGTCCTCCCACCACCCCGGGAGCTCCTCATAGATCGGGGTGGCGTGATGGAAGGCTGACTGGTCGGGCGGCATCTCGTCATACCGCACCCCGCCGACGTCGTAGCCCACGCAGACCGGCACGGTCTCCAGGCCGGTGAGGACGTCGAGCTTGGTGAGCACCAGGTCGGTCAGGCCGTTGATGCGGCTGGAGTAGCGGGCGACGACGGCGTCGTACCAGCCCGTGCGGCGTGCCCGGCCCGTGGTCACACCGAACTCTCCTCCGGTCTTGCGGAGGAACTCGCCCTTGTCATCGTGCAGCTCGGTGGGGAAAGGCCCCTCACCCACACGCGTGGTGTACGCCTTGATCACCCCGACCACGCGGTCGATCCGGGTGGGCCCGATCCCGGAGCCGGTGCAGGCGCCCGCAGCCGTGGCCGAGGACGAGGTGACGAAGGGGTAGGTGCCGTGATCGACGTCGAGCATAGTGGCCTGCCCGGCTTCGAAGACCACGTTCTTGCCGGCATCGAGGGCTTCATTGAGCACCAGGGAGGAGTCGGCCACCATGGGGCGCACGCGCTCGGCGAAGCCGAGCAGGTGGTCGGCGACCTCATCGACCTCCACCGCGCGGCGGTTGTAGACCTTGACCAGCAGCTGGTTCTTCAGGGACAGCGCGCCCTCGATCTTCTGGCGCAGGATCGATTCGTCGAAGAGATCCTGCACGCGGATGCCCACCCGCGACATCTTGTCGGCGTAGGTGGGGCCGATACCCCGGCCGGTGGTGCCGATCTGACGCTTGCCGAGGAAACGCTCGGTGACCTTGTCCAGCGTGCGGTTGTAGGGCGGGATGAGGTGGGCGTTGGCCGAGACCAGGAGCTTGGAGGTATCCACCCCGCGTGCCTCGAGATCGTCGACCTCCTGGAAGAGCACCTCGAGGTCGACCACCACGCCGTTGCCGATGACGGGGGTGCAGCCCGGGGAGAGGATGCCCGAGGGCAGGAGGTGCAGGGCGTACTTCTCGTCACCGACCACCACGGTGTGCCCGGCGTTGTTCCCGCCGTTGAATTTCACGACGTAGTCGACACGGGAACCGAGCTGGTCGGTGGCCTTGCCCTTGCCTTCGTCGCCCCATTGGGCGCCGATGACGACGACGGCTGGCATATGTGGATCCTCTCCTCGGACGCCGGTGGACCTCGAGTGAGACTACCTGGCGAAGCGCGGCCTCAGCCCGCTGCGCTCTCCACGCGGACCTTGGCCCACACGACCTTGCCCCCCGGCGTGGGCCGCCATCCCCATTCGGCGAGCTGCTCCACGATGTGCATGCCGTATCCCCCGACCCGCCCGGAGGTCTGGTCGCGGATCACCGGTGGCGTCGGATCGCCGTCCTCGACCTCGACCCGCAGACCTCCGCTGACGGCGAGCAGCCGGAACTCCACCAGCCCGCGCCCGTGCAACACCGCATTCGTGACCAGCTCGGAGACCACCAGCTCGAGTTCCCCGGTCGCTTGCACTCCCCACGCTGCACAGGTGGCCCGGAGTTCAGCACGAGCCCGGGAGATCGACTCGCCACTCGGCGCCAGTGGCCAGCGCCGGCGCCGCTGGCGATTCTCGGCCGGCTCATACCGCGTGTCAGGGACCCGGATCACGACCAGAGCGATGTCGTCCTCGGGCTCGGTGGCGAGCTGGAGCAGTTCCTCGCCCATCGCGGCGGCGTCGGCACCGTCGACCGTGCCCGCCAGCGCGATCAGGCGCTCAAGCCCTTCCCGCATGCCCTGATTGCGCCGTTCCACCAGGCCGTCGGTGTAGAGCACAAGACAGTCACCCGGGCGCAGTGTGCGTTCGGCGCTGCAGCGGTCCCCGCGGCCGAAACCGACGAGCGCGCCGGCGGCCCCTTCGAGCGCATCCACGCCACCGCTGTGCCGCACGAGGGCCGGCAGGTGTCCCGCCCGCGAGTAGCGCGCCACCCAGGTCTCATCGTCACCGGTGCTCTCCGGGTGCCGGGTCAGCGTGAACAACACCAGCGAGGCGCTGCGCGAGAGGTGCATCGAGGTCACGAGCGCATCGACACGGTCGAGCACCGCCCCGGGCTCGCGCAAGTCCTGGGCATAGGCCCGCACGATGGAGCGCAGCTGCCCCATGGCCGCCGCCGCCTCCAGGTCATGACCGGTGACGTCACCGACCACGACGAGCACCGTCTCGTCGTCGAGTTCGACGACGTCGTACCAGTCGCCGCCGACCTGGGCATGCTCCACGCTGGGCGCGTAGTACGACCAGACGTCCAGTCCATCGATCTCCGCCTGCTCGGGCAGCATGGAGCGTTGGAGTGTCTCGGCAGCCAGGTGCTCCCGGTAATACAGCTCAGCATTGTCCATGGCCATGCCGACCCGTCGGGCGACGAGTTCCAGCACGGTGCCGACCTCCTCCGGGAGGATCGCCACCGCCGCGGACGGCTCTGGAGACCCCACCGGGCCGGCGATCTGCGTGGAGGCCGGGCCGCGGTAGGGCAGGGCGACGAAGAGGCCGAGGGTGCGCATCCGGCCGAGGACGGGAAAGACGAGGACGGAACCCTCGGCGTCGGGGTGGTCCTCCAGGTGCGGTGCGAGGAGCTCCTGGAGCCTGGCGGTCACGGTCCCGCGCTCGGCCTGGTGGCCGGGTTCGAGGCGCACGGTCCGCATGCTCGTCGCTTCGAGCAGCGAGAGCACCGGATCGTCCGCAGAATCCACAGTGCCGCGATCGCGGCGGGCCGGCAGCCTGGTCACCACGTCGTGGATGGCTTCGAGGTCGCGGCCGAGTGCGAAGAAGCCACACCAGGCGACGACCCGCGGGGTCACCAGATCGGCGACGTGGCGCAAGGCTCCCTGCGGATCGGGCTCGGCGAGGATGTCCGAGACGCGCGCCAGGATGCTCAGGGCGAGCCGGGCCCGTCGCTCGATCTCGAGGCGCATCTGATCCACGTGGGCGTGCTCCACCTGCGCCGAGACGTCACGGATGACGATCACGTGGCCCTCAGGCCCGAGCTCAGGGGCCGTGACCGGAGTGAGAGTGAGGCTGATCCAGCTGCGCCGCCCCTCACGGTTGGTGATGGCCGTGGTGAGCTGCGTGGGACCCCGCCAGCGCTTCGGTGCTGACTCCGTCACTTCTGCACGCGCGCGCGGTTCACCGTCCTCGTCCAGTTCGCCGTCCTGACGGTCCAGCGCCGCCATCAGCTCCCGGGAGAAACCCTCATCCATACCGCTGCGCGCGAAGAGCTCCTCGGCGTCGAGGTCGAGATCAGCTCGTTGCAGGTCGAAGGCACTCAGCGCTGCCTCATTCGCCAGCGCCACACGGTGTGTACCCGCAGAACGCTGGGCGGACAGCACGAGAACACCCTCCTCGAGCTGTTCGATGACGGCCCGAGAAAGGCCTGGCAGTAGACTCTCTTGAGATGGTCTCGCCATGTGGGCCCCATATCGTCTAGCGTTCAGATTCATTACCCCGTTCCATAGCCGGACAGGGGCCGCGAGTCAGAGGAGCATGACGCCGTGTCCGAAGAACCCACCACGCACCGGGATACCACCACGGCGGCCGAGAGCGGATCGGTACATCTCATCGTCTCAGCCGAACGTACCCGCATGGTGCTGTCCGGCGAGATTGATGTGGCGCTGACCGACGAGCTCAGCGAAGCTGTTGACGACGCCGAGCGCGCGAGCTTGCCCGTCGAGGTGGATGCGCGGCATGTGAGCTTCATGGATTCCTCCGGTATCTCCATGCTGGCACGACTTGCGCGGCGCGTCCCCGGCAGGCTCGCCGTGATCGAGCCGCCCGAGGTGGTCCGCTTCCTGCTGGAAGTCACCAAGATCGCGGATGTCGTCGACATCGTCGAAGCCGACCCGGGCTTCCCCACCTCCACTCCCACAGCCACCGACTGACCAGCGGACCACGTCGCGCAGTTCTGTAGGAGCGCGGCCACCGAGAACAGTGAAGGCCCGGTCACCGTCACGGTGACCGGGCCTTGACTTGTGTCCGCCGACGGCGGTCAAGACCGCGAGGGCGAAACGGTCAGATCTTCTTGCCTGCCGACCGCAGCCACTCACACGCCTCGACGATGCGCGCGGCCATGCCCGCCTCGGCGGACTTGCCCCAGGCGCGCGGGTCGTAGGCCTTCTTGTTGCCGACCTCGCCATCGATCTTCAGCACGCCGTCGTAGTTCTTCAGCATGTGGTCCACCACGGGCCGGGTGAAGGCGTACTGCGTGTCGGTGTCGATGTTCATCTTGATGACACCGTTGTCGACTGCGGTGGCGACCTCCTCGGAGGTCG contains:
- a CDS encoding ATP-binding SpoIIE family protein phosphatase, with translation MLSAQRSAGTHRVALANEAALSAFDLQRADLDLDAEELFARSGMDEGFSRELMAALDRQDGELDEDGEPRARAEVTESAPKRWRGPTQLTTAITNREGRRSWISLTLTPVTAPELGPEGHVIVIRDVSAQVEHAHVDQMRLEIERRARLALSILARVSDILAEPDPQGALRHVADLVTPRVVAWCGFFALGRDLEAIHDVVTRLPARRDRGTVDSADDPVLSLLEATSMRTVRLEPGHQAERGTVTARLQELLAPHLEDHPDAEGSVLVFPVLGRMRTLGLFVALPYRGPASTQIAGPVGSPEPSAAVAILPEEVGTVLELVARRVGMAMDNAELYYREHLAAETLQRSMLPEQAEIDGLDVWSYYAPSVEHAQVGGDWYDVVELDDETVLVVVGDVTGHDLEAAAAMGQLRSIVRAYAQDLREPGAVLDRVDALVTSMHLSRSASLVLFTLTRHPESTGDDETWVARYSRAGHLPALVRHSGGVDALEGAAGALVGFGRGDRCSAERTLRPGDCLVLYTDGLVERRNQGMREGLERLIALAGTVDGADAAAMGEELLQLATEPEDDIALVVIRVPDTRYEPAENRQRRRRWPLAPSGESISRARAELRATCAAWGVQATGELELVVSELVTNAVLHGRGLVEFRLLAVSGGLRVEVEDGDPTPPVIRDQTSGRVGGYGMHIVEQLAEWGWRPTPGGKVVWAKVRVESAAG
- a CDS encoding adenylosuccinate synthase — its product is MPAVVVIGAQWGDEGKGKATDQLGSRVDYVVKFNGGNNAGHTVVVGDEKYALHLLPSGILSPGCTPVIGNGVVVDLEVLFQEVDDLEARGVDTSKLLVSANAHLIPPYNRTLDKVTERFLGKRQIGTTGRGIGPTYADKMSRVGIRVQDLFDESILRQKIEGALSLKNQLLVKVYNRRAVEVDEVADHLLGFAERVRPMVADSSLVLNEALDAGKNVVFEAGQATMLDVDHGTYPFVTSSSATAAGACTGSGIGPTRIDRVVGVIKAYTTRVGEGPFPTELHDDKGEFLRKTGGEFGVTTGRARRTGWYDAVVARYSSRINGLTDLVLTKLDVLTGLETVPVCVGYDVGGVRYDEMPPDQSAFHHATPIYEELPGWWEDISGVRRFEDLPPTCQDYVLALEEMSGTRISAIGVGPDREATISRHDLLG
- the purD gene encoding phosphoribosylamine--glycine ligase; amino-acid sequence: MKILLIGTGAREHALARSLATDPGVDELVIAPGNPGTSALGRNLPLDILDGAAVAEAAREMSADLAVIGPEAPLVAGVSDAVRAAGIPVFGPSGAAARLEGSKAFAKEIMAAAEVPTALAHVCTTVEQVSEALDAFGPPYVVKDDGLAAGKGVVVTEDRTAAMEHAQACLAKDGGDEATDGEAAVVIEEFLDGPEVSLFCLCDGESVVPLAPAQDFKRLGDGDAGPNTGGMGAYSPLPWAPSDLTEQVLERVARPVVIEMARRGTPFTGLLYCGLALTSRGLRVVEFNVRFGDPETQVVLARLTTPLGAVLHAAATGRLGDLPRLEWSDGAAVTVVLAAHGYPGTVRQGDPITGIDTAESLDGVHVLHAGTAEDESGALVAAGGRVLSVVGTGADIDAARGAAYRGVAVIDLPGAQHRTDIAARL
- a CDS encoding NAD-dependent succinate-semialdehyde dehydrogenase, which translates into the protein MSYDPAAILEGVPTGLFIGGQWRAAAGGATFAVTDPATGMEVAAVADAAPDDGMAALSAAAGAQAAWAATSPRERAELLRTAFEATIAQRERLATIMALEMGKPVAEAAGEVTYAAEFLRWFAEEASRVSGRFQQAPEGTLRILVSKRAVGPCLFITPWNFPLAMATRKIAPALAAGCTVVLKPAEATPLTSLAFAQILAEAGLPDGVVNVIPTSDAQPVTGPIIQDRRLRKLSFTGSTAVGKALLGEASQNVLRTSMELGGCAPFLVFEDADLDVALQAARAAKLRNIGEACTAANSFYVHESLAEEFAERLAAEFAALTVGPGLEPASEIGPIISEQQRERIVDLVHGATDDGARVLTGGEPIAGPGYFYPPTVLAEVAPGSEIMREEVFGPVAPVTTFREEDEVIALANASEMGLAGYVITRDLERVLRLTERLEVGMLGVNVGVLSNAAAPFGGVKHSGLGREGGAEGIEEFLETVYTALPA
- a CDS encoding STAS domain-containing protein, whose product is MSEEPTTHRDTTTAAESGSVHLIVSAERTRMVLSGEIDVALTDELSEAVDDAERASLPVEVDARHVSFMDSSGISMLARLARRVPGRLAVIEPPEVVRFLLEVTKIADVVDIVEADPGFPTSTPTATD